One region of Salinirubrum litoreum genomic DNA includes:
- the hemL gene encoding glutamate-1-semialdehyde 2,1-aminomutase, with amino-acid sequence MHHDESRDLYDRALSVIPGGVNSTVRAIDPYPFFVQRGDGAHVVDADGNRYLDFVNAYGPLLYGHDPPEQVQSAIQSYSAEGPMYGAPTEIEVELAEFLARHVPSVEMTRFVNSGTEATVSAVRLARGYTGRDKIVVMRGGYHGAQETTLVEGEAGHVHPSSAGIPAEFAQHTIPVSFNDPEEITHVFERHGDDIAAVLTEPVLGNTATILPVDGYLETLRELCDDHGALLVFDEVMTGFRVGGLQCAQGKFGVTPDVTTFAKIVGGGFPVGAIGGKAEIMEQFTPSGEVFQAGTFNGHPVAMAAGLEYLTYAAEHDVYEHVNRLGERLRSGLTDILAEKEPTYTVVGTDSMFKVVFSRRGPDDLTDQCDSGCRQRADCPRFDHCPKNGADVQAAETNRYERVFWHEMKDEGVFLTPNQFESCFISYAHTEADIDRTLEAYDAVL; translated from the coding sequence ATGCACCACGACGAGTCGCGCGACCTCTACGACCGCGCTCTCTCCGTCATCCCCGGCGGGGTGAACTCGACGGTCCGGGCCATCGACCCGTACCCCTTCTTCGTCCAGCGCGGCGACGGCGCACACGTCGTCGACGCCGACGGCAACCGCTACCTCGACTTCGTGAACGCCTACGGCCCACTGCTGTACGGCCACGACCCACCCGAGCAGGTCCAGTCGGCGATCCAGTCGTACTCCGCCGAGGGACCGATGTACGGCGCGCCGACAGAGATCGAGGTCGAACTCGCCGAGTTCCTCGCGCGCCACGTCCCGTCGGTCGAGATGACCCGGTTCGTCAACAGCGGGACCGAGGCCACGGTCTCCGCCGTCCGACTCGCCCGTGGCTACACCGGCCGGGACAAGATCGTCGTCATGCGCGGCGGCTACCACGGCGCACAGGAGACGACCCTCGTCGAGGGCGAGGCGGGCCACGTCCACCCGAGCAGTGCCGGCATCCCGGCGGAGTTCGCCCAGCACACCATCCCGGTGTCGTTCAACGACCCCGAGGAGATCACCCACGTCTTCGAGCGCCACGGCGACGACATCGCGGCCGTCCTCACCGAACCGGTGCTGGGCAACACCGCGACCATCCTCCCGGTCGACGGCTACCTGGAGACGCTCCGCGAGTTGTGTGACGACCACGGCGCACTGCTCGTCTTCGACGAGGTGATGACCGGCTTCCGGGTCGGCGGCCTGCAGTGTGCCCAGGGGAAGTTCGGCGTCACGCCCGACGTGACCACCTTCGCCAAGATCGTCGGCGGCGGGTTCCCGGTCGGTGCCATCGGCGGGAAGGCCGAGATCATGGAGCAGTTCACGCCCTCCGGCGAGGTGTTCCAGGCCGGCACGTTCAACGGCCACCCGGTCGCCATGGCCGCAGGGTTGGAGTATCTCACATACGCCGCCGAGCACGACGTCTACGAGCACGTGAACCGCCTCGGCGAGCGTCTGCGCTCGGGGCTGACCGACATCCTCGCGGAGAAGGAGCCGACCTACACGGTCGTCGGCACCGACAGCATGTTCAAGGTCGTCTTCTCCCGCAGGGGCCCCGACGACCTGACAGACCAGTGTGACTCCGGGTGTCGCCAGCGGGCCGACTGCCCCCGGTTCGACCACTGTCCGAAGAACGGGGCGGACGTGCAGGCCGCCGAGACGAACCGCTACGAGCGCGTCTTCTGGCACGAGATGAAAGACGAGGGCGTCTTCCTCACGCCGAACCAGTTCGAGTCCTGCTTCATCAGCTACGCCCACACCGAGGCGGACATCGACCGGACGCTCGAAGCGTACGACGCCGTGCTCTGA